In the Bifidobacterium catenulatum PV20-2 genome, one interval contains:
- a CDS encoding response regulator transcription factor — MNEQEQQIRIAIVDDHEMFRAGVIATLQPHFDIVGQAADVEGSVAMIAQTKPDVVLLDVHVPGGEGGGGAEILVKSRAYSPNTVFLALSVSDSPQDVGSVIRAGAQGYVTKTISGDDLISSIKQVHEGYAVFSPKLAGFVLSAFQNGSPAGMSGSASGPIHDDELDRLSNREQEVMRLIARGYTYKEVAAELFISIKTVETHVSSVLRKLQLSNRTELTRWAADRRIV; from the coding sequence ATGAACGAGCAGGAACAGCAGATCCGCATCGCCATCGTTGACGATCATGAAATGTTCCGCGCGGGCGTTATCGCAACGCTGCAGCCGCATTTCGATATCGTCGGGCAAGCGGCCGATGTCGAGGGATCGGTGGCGATGATCGCGCAGACGAAGCCGGATGTGGTGTTGCTTGATGTGCATGTCCCCGGCGGTGAGGGCGGCGGCGGAGCTGAAATTCTCGTGAAATCGCGCGCATACTCCCCTAATACCGTGTTTCTGGCACTGTCGGTGTCTGATTCGCCGCAGGATGTCGGATCGGTAATTCGTGCCGGAGCGCAAGGCTACGTGACAAAAACGATTTCCGGCGATGATTTGATTTCTTCCATCAAGCAAGTACATGAGGGCTATGCCGTGTTTTCGCCGAAATTGGCGGGATTCGTGCTGTCTGCCTTCCAAAATGGCTCACCGGCTGGCATGAGCGGCTCTGCAAGCGGACCGATCCACGATGACGAGTTGGACCGCTTGTCGAACCGTGAGCAGGAAGTCATGCGCTTGATCGCACGCGGCTACACGTACAAGGAAGTGGCTGCGGAACTGTTTATTTCCATCAAAACCGTGGAAACGCACGTCAGCTCCGTACTACGCAAACTGCAGCTGTCAAACCGCACCGAACTCACCCGCTGGGCCGCCGACCGCCGCATCGTATAA
- a CDS encoding cytosine permease — protein MSNEKGTLSIEEQGIDTISEEERRGTPASLFWPWFAANISMFAMSYGAWALGFGISFWQATAMTIIGVVVSFLLVGIISIAGKRGNAPTMVLTRATFGVEGAKVPAALSWIATLGWEISLTTTAVLALSSTIEKLGWGSGVAPKIISTIVVVGLVVVAGIFGYDLIMRCQQVITIVTGVITVGFFILGWGHIDFSAIDSVPAGSLPAMLGCCFFVMTGFGLGWVNIAADYSRYLPRKSSNGGIVFWTTFGASIANVFLIFYGLLLAVSNADMAENVGNDPIGAMASILPTWYLIPYTIVAVLGLMSGSIMDNYSNGLALLSFGVKLPRTVAAALTAALTVLGVVYVTFFSDTFIGPFQGFLTTLGVPMAVWAGMFVADVIIRKKDYSTADLYDPKGRYGAWNGKSFAILVVGTVLGWGLVVNTAASWLNWQGYLLFLIGGKDGSWAAANLGVIVALIIGLAGLLIFQRGDIAKQEADLSVSEA, from the coding sequence ATGAGCAATGAGAAAGGGACCCTCTCCATTGAGGAGCAGGGCATTGACACCATTTCCGAAGAGGAGCGTAGGGGCACGCCGGCCAGTCTGTTCTGGCCTTGGTTCGCTGCCAATATTTCCATGTTCGCCATGTCGTACGGCGCGTGGGCGCTTGGGTTCGGCATCTCGTTCTGGCAGGCCACCGCCATGACCATTATTGGCGTGGTCGTCTCGTTCCTGCTGGTCGGCATCATCTCCATCGCAGGCAAACGCGGCAACGCGCCCACCATGGTGCTCACCCGCGCCACGTTCGGCGTGGAAGGTGCCAAAGTGCCAGCGGCGCTGAGCTGGATCGCCACATTGGGCTGGGAGATTTCACTGACCACCACCGCTGTGCTGGCATTATCAAGCACCATCGAAAAACTCGGTTGGGGCTCTGGTGTCGCGCCCAAGATCATCTCCACCATTGTGGTGGTCGGCCTTGTAGTGGTCGCAGGTATTTTCGGATACGACCTGATTATGCGTTGCCAGCAGGTGATCACCATCGTGACCGGTGTGATCACCGTCGGTTTCTTTATTCTCGGCTGGGGACATATCGACTTTTCCGCCATTGACTCGGTTCCGGCGGGATCATTGCCGGCCATGCTCGGCTGCTGCTTCTTCGTGATGACCGGCTTTGGCTTGGGCTGGGTGAACATCGCTGCCGATTACTCGCGCTATCTGCCGCGCAAGTCCTCCAATGGCGGCATTGTGTTCTGGACCACATTCGGTGCGTCCATTGCCAATGTGTTCCTGATTTTCTACGGTCTGCTGCTCGCGGTTTCCAATGCTGATATGGCGGAAAACGTTGGAAATGATCCGATTGGCGCCATGGCTTCCATTCTGCCGACCTGGTACTTGATTCCGTACACCATCGTGGCCGTGCTCGGTTTGATGTCCGGCTCCATTATGGACAATTATTCCAACGGGCTTGCGCTGCTGTCGTTCGGTGTGAAGTTGCCGCGTACTGTGGCTGCCGCGCTCACCGCCGCTTTGACTGTGCTTGGCGTGGTCTACGTGACTTTCTTCTCCGACACGTTCATCGGCCCGTTCCAAGGCTTTCTGACCACGCTCGGTGTGCCGATGGCTGTATGGGCCGGCATGTTCGTAGCCGACGTGATCATTCGCAAGAAGGATTACAGCACTGCTGATTTGTATGATCCGAAGGGTCGTTACGGTGCGTGGAACGGTAAGTCTTTCGCCATTCTCGTCGTCGGTACCGTGCTTGGTTGGGGATTGGTGGTCAACACTGCCGCCAGCTGGCTGAACTGGCAGGGTTATCTGCTGTTCCTTATCGGTGGCAAAGACGGTAGTTGGGCTGCCGCTAATCTTGGTGTGATTGTTGCGCTGATTATTGGTCTTGCGGGATTGTTGATTTTCCAGCGCGGCGATATTGCCAAGCAGGAAGCTGATTTGTCGGTTTCGGAAGCCTGA
- a CDS encoding cysteine hydrolase, with protein MIAEDEWLVVIDRQRVFAESEWSAWACPDGSYHTTDEAFARLAKAFGDRVIYTRYVAPEPPQNAWVDYFKDWPQFLVAPDDPMYDLTADTAELAQGHAVVSCDTFGKWGSVLSEAIKGAKKITICGVATDCCVLTTVLAAADNGVAVRVAADACAGSSPENHQMALNTMALFTPLVTVTNTDAILK; from the coding sequence ATGATCGCGGAAGATGAATGGCTGGTAGTCATCGACAGGCAGCGTGTTTTTGCGGAAAGCGAATGGTCCGCATGGGCTTGCCCGGACGGCTCCTACCACACTACTGATGAAGCGTTCGCACGATTGGCCAAAGCGTTCGGCGATCGTGTGATTTATACGCGATATGTTGCGCCTGAGCCGCCGCAAAACGCTTGGGTTGATTATTTCAAGGATTGGCCGCAGTTTTTGGTTGCTCCCGACGATCCGATGTACGATCTCACCGCGGATACCGCGGAATTGGCACAAGGCCATGCCGTGGTCAGTTGCGACACCTTCGGCAAGTGGGGAAGCGTGCTGAGCGAAGCCATTAAAGGCGCTAAAAAAATCACGATATGTGGTGTCGCCACCGATTGCTGTGTGCTTACCACTGTGCTCGCCGCGGCTGACAATGGTGTAGCGGTGCGCGTTGCTGCTGACGCTTGTGCAGGCAGTTCGCCAGAAAACCATCAGATGGCATTGAACACCATGGCATTGTTCACGCCGCTGGTCACCGTTACCAACACTGACGCTATTCTGAAGTAA
- a CDS encoding ATP-binding protein produces MKSLGKPWYTQSQYDQASAVYMRYCCDQALHEGRPLPTQPAKLPLMRPPYGRMGAGVCKAISMHLGIAVLWVRLFFLATTCLFGAGLIAYVFLWMALPVGDPVQQAYIIAGKRSPWQAPLSRGNMPYGTYPVSPEYQSFTAPQDGPHPQPPSFEDTTARNDGTYGDTQSSSENLAQTLKKAPKPALLALAGLILLSICFVMFAGGVERTLIVPLLLGLVGIGVSWLRFNAEEGQLWTMLGGIAIIFAAYALYVSSCMHFDAFSMIRILCAGLTLLIGALLAIVPWIMALIRDLGTERALKEREEERADMTAHLHDGVLQTLALIQLHADDQQTVFSLARSQERELREWLYQERTTSDRSVNAGLKEIAAHVEDTHGKPIEVVTVGDARPSAQTDALLDATQQALINAVAHGGEPISVYCEASSKLVEVFVRDHGNGFDVNAIPANRLGIRESIIGRIKRRGGTVEIVSRPQWGTEVRMHMPIAATPANATTDANATVSTNMPTEEQQ; encoded by the coding sequence ATGAAATCCTTAGGAAAACCGTGGTACACGCAAAGCCAATACGACCAGGCGAGCGCCGTGTATATGCGCTACTGCTGCGATCAAGCCCTGCATGAGGGACGTCCGCTGCCGACGCAGCCGGCCAAACTGCCGTTGATGCGCCCTCCATACGGACGCATGGGAGCCGGCGTATGCAAGGCGATCAGCATGCATTTGGGCATTGCCGTGCTATGGGTGCGCCTGTTTTTTCTCGCCACCACATGTCTGTTCGGTGCGGGACTGATCGCCTATGTTTTCCTGTGGATGGCACTGCCCGTGGGCGATCCGGTGCAGCAGGCGTACATTATTGCCGGCAAGCGTTCGCCATGGCAGGCACCGCTTTCCAGAGGCAACATGCCGTACGGAACATATCCCGTTTCCCCGGAATATCAATCTTTTACAGCTCCGCAAGATGGTCCGCACCCGCAACCACCATCTTTTGAAGATACGACTGCACGCAACGACGGAACGTATGGCGATACGCAATCTTCCAGCGAAAACCTTGCACAGACACTGAAGAAAGCACCGAAACCCGCTTTGCTTGCATTAGCCGGTCTGATACTGCTTTCCATCTGTTTCGTCATGTTCGCAGGCGGTGTTGAACGCACTCTGATTGTGCCCCTGCTGCTTGGTCTGGTCGGTATCGGCGTCTCTTGGTTGCGTTTCAACGCCGAAGAAGGCCAATTATGGACGATGCTTGGCGGCATTGCGATTATTTTCGCCGCATACGCTTTGTATGTCAGTTCCTGCATGCATTTTGACGCGTTTTCCATGATTCGCATACTGTGCGCCGGTTTGACACTGCTGATTGGCGCATTGCTTGCGATTGTGCCATGGATCATGGCACTGATTCGCGATTTGGGTACGGAACGCGCGTTGAAGGAACGCGAAGAGGAACGTGCCGACATGACCGCACATCTGCATGATGGCGTATTGCAAACGTTGGCGCTGATTCAGTTGCATGCCGATGATCAGCAGACGGTGTTTTCGCTGGCGCGCTCGCAGGAACGCGAATTGCGTGAATGGCTGTATCAGGAACGCACCACGTCTGACCGTTCCGTGAACGCCGGTTTGAAAGAGATCGCAGCACATGTGGAAGACACGCATGGCAAGCCGATCGAAGTGGTGACGGTGGGCGACGCACGTCCAAGCGCGCAAACCGATGCGCTGCTTGACGCCACGCAACAGGCTCTTATCAATGCGGTAGCGCATGGAGGAGAGCCGATTTCCGTCTACTGCGAGGCAAGCAGCAAACTGGTGGAAGTATTCGTGCGCGACCATGGCAACGGATTTGACGTGAATGCCATCCCTGCGAATCGCCTTGGCATTCGTGAATCGATTATCGGACGAATCAAGCGACGTGGCGGTACAGTGGAGATAGTATCGAGACCGCAATGGGGCACGGAGGTGCGCATGCATATGCCAATCGCAGCAACTCCTGCGAATGCAACTACAGACGCGAATGCAACCGTAAGTACAAATATGCCAACGGAGGAGCAGCAATGA